Within Desulfolithobacter dissulfuricans, the genomic segment CCGCAAGGGGAGAGAAGAGCAGTTCTTTCTGATTATCTTTTTCACATAATTGTATGAAATCATCCCATAGCTGACTGCCAAGCATCAGCTTCTGGTTTCGCGCCTGGTACCTGCGAAATAGACTATACATTGTATCTCGGTGTTGCTGGGCCCAGCGGTTTAACTCGTGAAACATTGTTTTTCCCTTGTTTGGAGGTCAGGTAACGCCTGAGAAGCGATTATCGGTGGTTGTTCCGATCATGTCGCCTGAACCTGTAGTATTGGTTTATGTATAATAAAAACAATATGTTGATTGTGTGTGGGCAAGGGAGTTGGGGCATGGAACTTGCAAGATTGTGTTCAATATAATATTATATAAAACTATATTGCAAAATAATATTTGCTGTCAGTGTATAAAAACAATGCCTGTGTTGTATCCATTTTGGATTAATATTTCAGGTAGATAGGGTGTATGGTGTATGGGGAAAATCATCGTTGAAAACCTTTATAAAATTTTTGGAGAACATCCGGGTAAGGGCCTGGAACTGCTCCAGCAGGGTCAGGACAAGCAAAGCATATTGGACAAAACCGGTTTGACCGTTGGTGTGCAGGATGCCAACTTTGTGGTGAACAGCGGTGAGATTTTTGTGGTTATGGGTCTTTCAGGATCCGGAAAATCAACCTTGGTGCGCATGTTGAACCGGCTCATTGAACCGACCACCGGTAAAGTCCTGGTAGATGGCAGAGACGTGGTCAAGATGAAGCATGAAGATCTGGTCAAGTTCAGGCTGGAAAAGATGAGTATGGTCTTTCAGTCGTTTGCCCTTATGCCGCATCTCACGGTGCTTGAAAATGTTGCCTTTGGTCTGAATCTCGCAAAATTTGACAAGGTGAGGCAGAGGGAACGAGCCATGGAAGCTCTCGATCAGGTTGGACTTGCCGGTTGGGAGGAATCCTTTCCTGACCAACTCAGCGGTGGCATGCAACAGCGTGTAGGGTTGGCTCGTGCTCTGGCAGTTGATCCGGATATTCTGCTTATGGATGAGGCCTTTTCCGCTCTCGATCCGCTTATCCGGACCGAAATGCAGGATGAATTGCTAAAGCTCCAGAGGCGCCAACAGCGAACCATTGTCTTTATCTCCCATGATCTGGATGAGGCGCTGCGCATTGGTGATAGAATTGCCATTATGGAAGGCGGGAGAATAGTCCAGGTCGGAACTCCGGAAGAGATTTTGCGGAATCCGGCCAATGACTATGTCCGGGCTTTTTTCCGTGGGGTTGACCCAACAGGTGTCATTTCGGTGGGAGAAATTGTCCGTGATACCCAGCTGACGATTATTAAATCCCGTGTTGGGAGCCTGCGGGCCGCCCATGAGTTGTTGAGCAGTCAGGATAGGGCACACGGGTATGTACTTGACTCCGATCGGAGGTTTCTTGGATTGGTGACTGCGGAAAAGCTGAAGGAACTTTTGGAATCCGGGGCAGCAGACAGCCCTGTTGACCAAGGTTTTATCACCGGGATAGCAACCGCGCGGCTTGATGATTCAATGCAGGACATTTTACCCGAAGTGGCCTCTTGTACCTGGCCGATACCCGTAGTCGATGAGCAGGGGATTTACAGGGGGGTGGTCTCAAAAAACAGATTCCTTCGGACTCTTCATCGTGCCGAGCAGGCTGAAGGGGCGCATTGTTAAGATAACTTAACGGATAGTTTCATGTTTGAAGAGCAAGTTATCCCTCTTGACAGATGGGTTTCGCAGTCGGTGGACTGGTTGGTGGAAAATTGCAGAGATTTTTTTCAGGCCATCAAATGGCCGGTAGAACAATCCCTTAATGGTTTTGATGCAGGTCTTAACGCCCTCCATCCTGTGATCGTGATTGCGGTTTGCACTTTTGTGGCCTATCGATTCGCCGGCAGGAAGCTGGCCTGCTTTACGGCTGTCACCATGGTGATAATCGGATTACTGGGTCTTTGGTCAGATACCATGACCACTCTGGCCATGGTTCTGGTTTCTGTCGTTTTCTGTGCTCTGGTTGGTATTCCCCTTGGTATATGTGCCGGACAGAGTGACCGGTTCGATGCCGCTCTGCGCCCCCTGCTTGATGCCATGCAGACTACCCCGGCCTTCGTTTATCTGGTTCCCATTGTCATGCTGTTCTCTGTCGGGAATGTGGCTGGAGTACTGGCTACCATTGTTTTTGCGTTACCGCCCATTATTCGTTTGACCAGTCTCGGAATTCGGCAGGTTCATCCCGAACTGGTTGAAGCAGCCCAGGCCTTTGGCGCCACGCGCTGGCAGGTTCTCAGCAAGGTCCAGATCCCGTTGGCCATGCCTACCATCATGGCAGGTTTGAATCAGACAATTATGATGGCTTTATCCATGGTGGTTATTGCCGCTCTCATTGGAGCAGGTGGGCTCGGGTCTCCGGTTATCCTGGGGCTTAACACGCTTGACATTGGTCTGGCCGTGACCGGTGGACTTGGTATTGTCCTGATAGCCATTATCCTGGATCGGATTACGCAGGCAATGGTCCGGAAGAAGTGACATTTTCCAAACTATTTTAAATGAAACTGAAGCATCACTATTTTCTAAATAAAAAAATACATCAAGGAGGTTAAGATGCAACGATTCAAACAGGCAGTTGCGGCAGCAGCCCTGGGCCTGGTGCTGTTCGCAGGGCCGGCCATGGCATCGGATAAGCCAGGTGAAGGCAAGACAGTGCAGCCTGCCCGTGCTACATGGAACACGGGTTTTTTTCAGGAGGCCCTTGTTCGCCGCGGTCTGCAAGAGTTGGGCTATAAGGTAAAGAAGCCAAAAGATCTGCAGAATGCCATATTTTACAAATCTGTGGCACTTGGAGATGTCGACTACTGGACCAATGGTTGGTTTCCTAACCATGAAAGTCAGTTGCCTAAAAATTTTTATGACAAGGCAGATAAGTATGGCTATGTCGTCAAGGCTGGAGGTTTGCAGGGGTATCTGGTTTCCAAAAAGGATGTAGAAAAATATAATATCCAGTCGCTGGATGATTTTAAACGAGACGAGGTGAGAAAAGCCTTTGATAAAAACGGCGACGGCAAGGCAGACCTGACCGCCTGCCCCCCTGGTTGGGGCTGTGAAAATGTTATTGCCCATCACATGAAAGTATATGACCTGGAGGAGTATATCAATCCCGTCAAGGCTGCGTACGAGGCCGGCATGGCGGCAACACTTGCCGCTTACAAAAGCGGCGAACCTGTTTTTTTCTATACCTGGGCACCGAACTGGACCATTTTCAAACTCAAGCCAGGCAAGGACGTGATGTGGATCAATGTCCCAAGGATTATCCCCAAGGAATCACAAAAAGTGGCTGAAGACAGAATGACTGTCTCAGGCATTGAGGGAGCTGTCAGTGATCCGATAAAACTCGGATTTGTTGTGTCGGATATTCGGATTGTGGCAAACAAGCAGTTTATAAAGGATAATCCTGCAGCTCGCAGATTTTTTGAAGTTTTTACCCTGCCTCTTCGCGATATTAATGAACAAAATACCAGAATGTACGAAGGTGAAAAATCACAAAAAGACATCGAGCGTCATGTGGATGAATGGATAGCCAAAAACAGTGATAAATGGAATTCCTGGCTCGCGGCAGCTCGTGCTGCGGCTAAATAACATTTAGCCATCCTCCCCGGAGAGCCTGGCTCTTTTTCCATGAGAGCCGGGTTCTCTTTTTTTTTGCTTTCTTTGTCAATATCTGATGCCTGTGCCTGCAGCTTTTCAGAGAAAGGTAGTGATTGACAGAAGTTGATTCTGTACTCTATAAAGCCTTTTAAAATTTTTTCGCCACCAACTTCCAGTCAGGCTCTCGGTCTAAAAAAATATGAAAATGCGGGGAGATAGCGCATGAATGTCCGCCATCAACGTATGCAAAATATAACCAAGCAGTTACGGGTTGTATTCCGGGCTGTCCAGGCCCACTCAAAGACTGTGGAGCGTCAGTGCGGATTGAGCAGTGCTAAATTGTGGATGATGTGGGAACTCTTTGCCTCCCCCGGGTTGAAAGTTTCGGAACTCGCCAAGGCGTTGACCATCCATCCTTCAACCTGCAGTAATATGCTTGATCAGTTGGAAGATAAAGGCTTTGTCCGTCGGGACAGGAGCAAAATCGATCAACGTGCGGTGCACCTGTATCTCACCGAAGAGGGAGCCAAGGTACTTGCCAAAGCACCCCGACCGGCCCAGGGAACCCTTTCTGATGCGCTTGAGCATCTCAGTGATGATAATTTAATTCATCTTGAAGAGGGTTTAAATAAGCTCATCGATGCGATGAAAGTTAAAGATGAGAAAGCCGGTTTGGTTCCCATTCCCGGAGAATGACATCAAGTTGCATGTATATAACATCCTGAATTGAGCGTTTCACCCATCTGCAACACTTCAGGCAGGAAAATGTTCTTGATCCAACTCATGCGCTGTACCGGTTGTCGGAACTGCTCCCCTGTTAGATGTTCGAGAGGTGCTCCGGCAGGTTCGCAACCTTTCCTGTTTTCGGTTGGTTACGGCTGAACAAAGTGTATTTGCGCAAAAAAGCACCTTGTCACCGGGCAGGAGTTGTATTAATATATGATCAATTGTTCATATATTAATACAAGGTGGGGTGATGAACACGAAACATGCCAAACAGAGGAGTGGCGGCGACCGGTGTGCGTGCCGCTGCATCCACCAGGACCGGATCGACGCGGCCAGGGAAAAGAGCCTGGGAGAGAATATGCTCCACCAGATGGTGCAGCTTTTCAAGGCCATGGGGGATCCGAGCCGGCTGAAGATCCTCTGGGCCCTGCAATACGGGGAAATGTGTGTCTGTGATCTGGCCGCGCTGCTGGGAATCAGCGAATCTGCGGTCAGTCATCAGCTCCGTCAGCTCCGTCATCTGCATTTGGTGGCCAATCGGCGTGAGGGACCCATTCTGTACTACCGCCTTGACGACAACCATGTGAATCAGCTCATGGCTGTGGCCCTCGCCCATGTACAGGAGTAGTCAGTCATGCAGATCCTGCCTGTCTTTATCACCGATCTGTTCCAAGCCTCCTGGGGGATGCTCCAGGATGCCTCGATCTATATCCTCTTCGGCCTGCTGGTAGGTGGGCTTCTACGAGTTTTTCTTTCTCCGGCCTACGTGGCCGCACACCTGGGCAGTGGCCGGTTTGTCTCTGTTTTCAAGGCGGCTCTGCTGGGCATTCCCATTCCTCTTTGTTCCTGCGGTGTTCTTCCGGCCGCCGCCTCGCTTAAAAAGCAGGGGGCCAATAACGGGGCGGTAACCGCCTTTCTTATCTCCACTCCGGAGTCCGGAGTGGATTCCATCTCCATTACCTGGGCCCTGCTTGATCCTGTCATGACCGTTGCCAGGCCGGTGGCAGCCTTTTTTTCTGCTTTTTTGGCCGGCATTGTAGAGAATTTTTTCAATCCTCCCAAAGCGAAGGCAGCCATGCAACCCGATCTCAGCTGCACCATTGACAACTGTTGCGACGGGATTGACTGTCCTCCTGAAGAGCACCGGAATCACCACAGCTTTCTCGAAAAACTCACCGCTGGTACCCGTTTTGCAGTTACGGATCTCTGGGGTGACCTGGCAGGATGGTTTTTTGTCGGAATCATCCTGGCCGCCATCGTTACCGTTCTGGTGCCGGATGATACCATCAGTCATTATATGGGCGGAGGCATCGGTTCCATGCTCCTGATGCTCGGCTTTGGTATTCCTCTCTACATCTGCGCCACCGCCTCCACTCCCATTGCAGCGGCTCTTATTCTCAAGGGGGTCAGTCCGGGGGCAGCTCTGGTGTTTCTTCTGGTGGGACCGGCCACCAACATAACCTCCCTTTCGGTCCTGTTCGGTATTCTCGGCAAACGGGCCACGGCGTTCTATCTGCTCTCCATTGCAGTGGTCAGTGTGCTTTGCGGTCTTGGTGTTGACGCGATCTATTTCGCCCTGGGAATATCCGCCACCGCGGTGGTCGGGCAGGCCGGGACCCTGCTGCCCGCATGGCTGGAGACAGGCGCGGCGCTTTTTCTGCTACTCATCTCCATTCGTCCCCTTGGCAGGAGGCTTGTTGCCCTTTTTTCCAGGGAGAAAGACGCGTGTGGCTGCAGTGATACGAGTTGTGGTGTGTCCCATACCCACTCTCACTCCCATGTCCATTGCCACGACCATGACAGTGGGTGTGAGTGCGGCGATGATTATCCTGGAAAGCTGGTGCAGCTCCGGACGGACCACTTCAAGCCCGACCAACCGCATTGAGGGAGATTTTTTATCTCTGCCATATGGCAAAATGGCTCACTCTAGGTATCAGCCACAGGCCAGACGTGAAACAGGGGCCTGCTCTTGTGGCTGACACCACAGGCGCCTTTGTGCAGGTACAGGACCCAGGCCCAGTCTGTCTCAAAGAAACTTGTGGTTGCTGTCCAGTATCCTTCCTGCAACTCGGTAAAGGGATGATCAGGCGGCAGTGCCGGGGAGTGGTTGCCCGCATCAACCAGGGACTCCAGTTCATTAATGCTTGGCAGGTGCCAGGTATGCCGTCCTGCAAATCCGGATCTGTTCAGGTCGTTGACTGTTCGCAGGGCCTCCTGCCAGGTAACAGGTGCTTTGCAGAGATTGGCCTGCCGCGTCCAGGTAAGCCCTGTCAATCTGTCGAGCACCGCGTCTTTCACCGTACTGAACCTGGGTACCGGCCATGCATTACCTGCCTGGTATTCCCCGTCCTGTCCCGAATTATGGCAAGAGGTGATTGATCCCTCACTATCGTAGCAGTGTTGCTGTCCGGTGGCCGGGAGAAGATTGTTTCCAGGGCCGTGGACCGGCCAGAAGAAGGCGTACTGAGACTTGCTGCCATAAAACATTCTCGCGCCTTCGAGATGCACCCACCAGGCATAGGCCGGGTTGATGACCGCTGTTGTTGATGTCCAGTACCAGGACAGGTAGACATTGGTGAACGGATGTTTGTCGGGCAGGGCAGGCTTTTTTGCCTGGTATGACATCAGGCTGCGTAGCTCCCGGCGGTTGGGCAGCCGCCAGTCACTGTATCCTGCAAAGCCTTCCCGGTTCAGCTCTGTGATCCGATCAATGGCTTCCTGCCAGGTGAGGGGGAAAACGCCGGGATTTGCGTCACGGCTCCAGACAAGTCCGGTAAGATTGTCCAGGACCGTCTCTCCCATGAGATGGAAACGGGGATCCGGCCATTTTTCGCCAGGGCGCAGTTCGCCATCCTGACCCGTCCCGTTACACCCAGTCTCCCTGCCTTCACTGTCATAGCAGCGAGTCTGTCCTGTTCCGGCAACATGACGCATATCCACTACCCCAGTGCCACATCCAGGGTCATCATGATGGCAAAGCCGATCATCACACCCATGGTTGCCACATCGGAATGTTTTTCCGCCTGGGATTCCGGGATCAACTCCTCGGCAACCACATAGATCATGGCTCCGGCGGCAAAGGCCAGGGCATAAGGCAGCAGCGGCCGCATGAGCAGGACGGCCGCTGCTCCCACAAGACCGGCCATCGGCTCGACCGCTCCGGAAAGCTGGCCATACCAGAAACTTTTCAGTCTCGACATCCCTTCCCGTCGCAGGGGAACAGCCACCGCGGCTCCCTCTGGAAAGTTCTGGATGCCGATCCCCAGGGCCAGGGCCAGGGCCCCGCCCAGGGATGCCGATGGGTGTCCCGCGCCTACGGCGCCGAAAGCGACCCCCACCGCCAGTCCTTCGGGAATGTTATGCAGGGTGATGGCCAGTACCAGCAGGATGGAACGATGCCAGCCGGTTTTTACACCTTCGGCTTCACTGATGGGAAAACCGGGGTGAAGATGGGGCAGTACCTTGTCCACGGCCCAGAGAAAAAAACCGCCGGAGAGAAAGCCGACCAGCGGTGGCAGCCAGCTGATACCCCCGGCTTCTTCGACCATGGCGATGGACGGGGCCAGCAGAGACCAGAACGAAGCAGCTATCATTACGCCGGCGGCACAGCCGAGCATGCCATCCATGACCCGGCGGCTGATCCGCCTGAAAAAAAAGACCAGGGCCGCGCCGAGGGCGGTGACAAACCAGGTGAAACAGGTGGCCAGCAGAGCTTGCTGGACTGCGGAAAGATGGAGAAACCAGGAAGTCATGGGGCAAGAATACCTGTCCAGGTTCAGGACACCTGTCAGTCGGTTGCGAGTGGGGTGGTGCCCGGGAAATGTACGTCTGTCAGTTGTGATTATAGGGGGCTCCTGTTACGCTTGTAAAGTAAATCCCGTGAAACCGGGCAATTGATCTGGTTGCCCGGCATCATATCTCCTGTTGGCACATTCCATGAGTAATAAGGACAGTTGTCCGGGAAAGGCCCGGCGCAATCCCTCGGTGGATACGGCCGCTCTTCCCCTGGCCGGTACCCGGGGATGTTCTGATTTCCTGGTTGAAAATTGCGTAATGAGACACGTTGTGGTATTTTGCGCAATTTTTTCGCTGCAGTGTGCCAGTTTTGTTTTCGAGCGTATAATATACGAGAAGCTGCGTAGAGGATGGGACATTCATTCTGATTGAAATAACAGATTATTTTTCCGGGAGGTTTTTGTGAAGATCCAAAATATGTTGCTTGCAGGCCTGATGCTGGTGGTGCTGTCAGGTTGTGTCGGGGTGGATGTCGGCAGTAATCTCAAGGGGTATCGGTACCTCTCTTCAGGGGATTACGATGGCGGAGCCGAACGTTTCCGGCAGATTGTCCAGGAAAAACCCGATTCGGCCCAGGCCAATTATTTTCTTGGACGATTCCTGCTGGCGCAGAAAAAGGCCGCCGAAGCCCTGCCTTATTTCGAAAAAGCTGTCCAGCTGCTTCCGGATAGGGTGGAATACCGGTTCTGGCTCGGGGTCACCCTCGGCGAGCTTGGCCGAAGCGACCAGGAAAGGGCCCAGTATGAACAGACCCTGGCCCTTGATGAAAACTATGTGCCAGCTTATATATATCTCGGGCACAACCTCCTGAAAAGCAGGAAGTACGAGGAGGCCCTTGTCAGCTACACCAGGGCTCTGGAACTGGCTCCGACCAGCCAGACCGCTCTCTATAACCGGGCGCTTATCATGCATATCCTGGACAGGACGCCCGAAGAAAAGATTGCCTGGCTGATCTATCTCAAGCGGTATCCTTCCGGCGCCCTGGCCCTGCGGGCCACCGACCACCTGAATCGACTCGGTGATTTTTCCTATCGCAATTACCAGCTCGGCGCCCGGCGGATCACCCTGCGAAAGATTTATTTTCGACCCTTTACCGCCGAGTTACGCCGTAATTCCTTTTCCTCTCTGGACCTGGTGGGCGAGATCGTCCGCAACCTGGAAAAACCCACCCTGCAGATCGTTGTCTACCAGAAAAACAACATAGAGCTGGCCCGGGCCCGGGCGATAAGCATCAAGAAATATCTGCTGGAAAAGTTTCCCGAGCTTCTCGGACGGGTAAGGATCAGCTGGTTTGATGTGGAGGAGACCTTTACCGTCAAAGGGGAAAAGGTCCGTACAGGTGAGTCTGTACGGTTTTTTCTGACCCGGTAGAGGCCTGACAGTGTAACGATGAGTTGAAAGAGTTGTCCGGGCGAAGCGCGGTTTCTGCCGCTCTTCGCCTTTTTTTATAAAAAAATCTTCAGCATTGAAACCGGTGTCGGGCCTCGCTTGTTTCACGGGACGCCATAAACCCGTCCCTGGGGGCTTGACTGTGGCCATCCAGGCCACAGACACCCGTGCAACAAGCAAGCCCCGACACCTTCATCCATCGAGGGCTGAATTTCAGTGGTAATCAGATAAAAAAAAAGCTGGTGTATTGTGACCAGGAACAGGACCAGCCGTATAACAGGGTAAAGAGCAGGACAACAGGGCCTTCCAGTTCGGAGAAGATGGAAATATCAGATGACGTGATAGTTCAGGAGGTCCTGGACGGAAACAGGGAACGGTACCGGCTCCTGGTGACACGGTACCAGCGGCAGATATACAATCTGATGTACCGCTACTGCCGTAACGACGAGGATGCCGCAGATTTGACCCAGGAGGCCTTTGTCAGGGCCTTCACCAGGCTCCATCAGTACCGTACCGGGCAGCGTTTTTTTTCCTGGCTCTACAGCCTGGCTGTCAACCTGGCCCGGGACTGGTACAGGAAAAGCCGGAAACGGCAGACCCTGCGGAGCGAACTGCTGACAAACAGCGATCCTCTAGATACCGGTTCTGCCCAACAGGAAAAAATGGAGCAGGATCAGGAGATAGAGCAGCTGGTACAGGCTCTGGACCTTCTGCCGGACAAGACCCGGGAAATCGTAATTCTGCGCTATCTCCACGAGTTGCCCATAAAGGAAGTGGCGAAGATCTTTGGTCTTGGCGAGAGCGCGGTGAAAATGAGGCTTTCCCGGGCCATGCAGCAGTTGAGAAATATCATGCAGGAAGATGGACGATATGGAACACGAGAGACGAGACAGGGAGAATAGACGGATCGAAGAGCTGCTGCGCCGCCTGCCGCAGCGCGAGGTACCAGACGATCTGACCCGAAATATCATGGCCCGGATCAGGGAAGAGAACCCCGGTCTCCTGGAACGACTGCGTCGGTTCTTCACCGGCTCCTTTGCCATCACCGTCCAGCCGGCCCGGGTTGCCCTGGCCGGGGCTGGCCTGGCCGCAGCTTTTTATCTTGGCATCCTGACAGGAACCGGACCTGGCGATTCGGGGCTCAAACTGCCCGAAGTCACTACTCTGAGCAGTGAGGCAAGCTACTATATCGGCCGGGGCCTGATCACCGCCGGCCATCCCGAAGAAGCCCTTGCCTACCTGAGCCGGGCCGCACTGCTCAATCCTGACCAGCCGGAGTATGGATTATGGCAGGCCGTGGCCTGGCAGGCCGCAGGCAAGCCCGAGCGTGAGCGTGAACAGTATCACCGACTGGTTAACAGGCACCCGGATTTTCTCCCGGCCCTGGTCAATCTGGGGCATAACCAGCTGGAAACAGGCGATCTGGATGGAGCCCTGGAGAGTTATCAGCAGGTTCTGGCCATGGTCCCGGATGAACGGGATGCCCTGTATAATATCGGTCTGGTGTACCGCCTCAAAGGTGACCTGGAGAAGGAGCGGCAGGCATGGAAACAGTATCTGGCCCGCCACCGGAGCGGAAAAAACAGCTACCGGGCTGTGCAGCATCTCAATGAACTGGGCGATTTCAGTTATCGGACCGCCCAGCTGGGTTACCGGCGGGTTATTATCAATCAGGATGCGCTGCTGGGCAGTGATCCTGCGGTCAGGGAACGGGAAGTCTCCTGGCTGGCCGGGCAGTTTTCCAAGGTGCCGGCAACGACCTTGAACCTGGTGGTCTTTGATGCCCGGGGCAGGGAGCCGGCCATGCAACAGGCAAGAATACTGAAAGAACAGCTGGCCAGATATCTGCAGGACAACAAACAGGTCCGCATCAGCTGGTTTGGTCAGCCGGAGTCTGTACGTACGGGCAAGATGGAAGCAGTGCTGAAACAGGGTGTCCTTGTGTTCAGCCAACCTGAAAAGAAAAGCAAGTCAAAGGAGCGTCGGATATGAAAGCTAAAAAATATTTGAGAGTGTACGCCATCGCCCTGCTCATGGGTGGAATGATATGTGCCCGGCCCCTGCAGGCAGCCACGGTTTCCGCCGATACCGAGGTCGAGGCGGCGGACGGTACCGTGTCAGTGGATGTGGCTGTGGATGCTACCGAGGTGGAGGAACCGGCCTTTACCTCTCCGGAGGAGGTCGAAGCGGCCATCCAGGAAGCTGAAGAAGAAGCCAGCCAGGCCCCGGACGAGGTTGAGGAGGCTCTCCAGGATGTTGAGGAGGCAAGCACTGCCCTGGAGGAGGCTCAGGCCACCGAGGATCCGGATGCTATTGAAGAGGCCAGCGAGCAGCTCAGCAGGGCCGAAGAAGCCTTTGCCGAAGCCATTTCGGAGCTGGCCGGAGTGGATCCGGATGCGGTGGAGGCCATGCGCGAGGATGGCATGGGCTGGGGAAAGATTGCCAATGAACTCGGCGTCCAGCCGGGACTCCTTGGCCTGGGTAACACCCTTGGCCGGCAGAATCATGGCGAGATAACCCATCAGGACGACAGGGAGAGGTACGGTGTTGATCCTGAGGAGTTGGCCGAAGCTACGGCCCGCGATCTTGATGGAGCCGACTCGCTGGATGGTAGAAAGGAGGGTGCCGGTGGCGGTAGGTCCATGCGTGGAGAGGCTGGCGGCAGGCATGGAGGTGTTGGCCTGGACAGCGAGATGGAAGGTT encodes:
- a CDS encoding SO_0444 family Cu/Zn efflux transporter, with translation MQILPVFITDLFQASWGMLQDASIYILFGLLVGGLLRVFLSPAYVAAHLGSGRFVSVFKAALLGIPIPLCSCGVLPAAASLKKQGANNGAVTAFLISTPESGVDSISITWALLDPVMTVARPVAAFFSAFLAGIVENFFNPPKAKAAMQPDLSCTIDNCCDGIDCPPEEHRNHHSFLEKLTAGTRFAVTDLWGDLAGWFFVGIILAAIVTVLVPDDTISHYMGGGIGSMLLMLGFGIPLYICATASTPIAAALILKGVSPGAALVFLLVGPATNITSLSVLFGILGKRATAFYLLSIAVVSVLCGLGVDAIYFALGISATAVVGQAGTLLPAWLETGAALFLLLISIRPLGRRLVALFSREKDACGCSDTSCGVSHTHSHSHVHCHDHDSGCECGDDYPGKLVQLRTDHFKPDQPH
- the proV gene encoding glycine betaine/L-proline ABC transporter ATP-binding protein ProV produces the protein MGKIIVENLYKIFGEHPGKGLELLQQGQDKQSILDKTGLTVGVQDANFVVNSGEIFVVMGLSGSGKSTLVRMLNRLIEPTTGKVLVDGRDVVKMKHEDLVKFRLEKMSMVFQSFALMPHLTVLENVAFGLNLAKFDKVRQRERAMEALDQVGLAGWEESFPDQLSGGMQQRVGLARALAVDPDILLMDEAFSALDPLIRTEMQDELLKLQRRQQRTIVFISHDLDEALRIGDRIAIMEGGRIVQVGTPEEILRNPANDYVRAFFRGVDPTGVISVGEIVRDTQLTIIKSRVGSLRAAHELLSSQDRAHGYVLDSDRRFLGLVTAEKLKELLESGAADSPVDQGFITGIATARLDDSMQDILPEVASCTWPIPVVDEQGIYRGVVSKNRFLRTLHRAEQAEGAHC
- a CDS encoding ABC transporter permease, whose translation is MFEEQVIPLDRWVSQSVDWLVENCRDFFQAIKWPVEQSLNGFDAGLNALHPVIVIAVCTFVAYRFAGRKLACFTAVTMVIIGLLGLWSDTMTTLAMVLVSVVFCALVGIPLGICAGQSDRFDAALRPLLDAMQTTPAFVYLVPIVMLFSVGNVAGVLATIVFALPPIIRLTSLGIRQVHPELVEAAQAFGATRWQVLSKVQIPLAMPTIMAGLNQTIMMALSMVVIAALIGAGGLGSPVILGLNTLDIGLAVTGGLGIVLIAIILDRITQAMVRKK
- a CDS encoding tetratricopeptide repeat protein; translated protein: MKIQNMLLAGLMLVVLSGCVGVDVGSNLKGYRYLSSGDYDGGAERFRQIVQEKPDSAQANYFLGRFLLAQKKAAEALPYFEKAVQLLPDRVEYRFWLGVTLGELGRSDQERAQYEQTLALDENYVPAYIYLGHNLLKSRKYEEALVSYTRALELAPTSQTALYNRALIMHILDRTPEEKIAWLIYLKRYPSGALALRATDHLNRLGDFSYRNYQLGARRITLRKIYFRPFTAELRRNSFSSLDLVGEIVRNLEKPTLQIVVYQKNNIELARARAISIKKYLLEKFPELLGRVRISWFDVEETFTVKGEKVRTGESVRFFLTR
- a CDS encoding ArsR/SmtB family transcription factor, with the translated sequence MNTKHAKQRSGGDRCACRCIHQDRIDAAREKSLGENMLHQMVQLFKAMGDPSRLKILWALQYGEMCVCDLAALLGISESAVSHQLRQLRHLHLVANRREGPILYYRLDDNHVNQLMAVALAHVQE
- a CDS encoding RNA polymerase sigma factor, with product MEISDDVIVQEVLDGNRERYRLLVTRYQRQIYNLMYRYCRNDEDAADLTQEAFVRAFTRLHQYRTGQRFFSWLYSLAVNLARDWYRKSRKRQTLRSELLTNSDPLDTGSAQQEKMEQDQEIEQLVQALDLLPDKTREIVILRYLHELPIKEVAKIFGLGESAVKMRLSRAMQQLRNIMQEDGRYGTRETRQGE
- the proX gene encoding glycine betaine/L-proline ABC transporter substrate-binding protein ProX, translated to MQRFKQAVAAAALGLVLFAGPAMASDKPGEGKTVQPARATWNTGFFQEALVRRGLQELGYKVKKPKDLQNAIFYKSVALGDVDYWTNGWFPNHESQLPKNFYDKADKYGYVVKAGGLQGYLVSKKDVEKYNIQSLDDFKRDEVRKAFDKNGDGKADLTACPPGWGCENVIAHHMKVYDLEEYINPVKAAYEAGMAATLAAYKSGEPVFFYTWAPNWTIFKLKPGKDVMWINVPRIIPKESQKVAEDRMTVSGIEGAVSDPIKLGFVVSDIRIVANKQFIKDNPAARRFFEVFTLPLRDINEQNTRMYEGEKSQKDIERHVDEWIAKNSDKWNSWLAAARAAAK
- a CDS encoding DUF1566 domain-containing protein, with translation MRHVAGTGQTRCYDSEGRETGCNGTGQDGELRPGEKWPDPRFHLMGETVLDNLTGLVWSRDANPGVFPLTWQEAIDRITELNREGFAGYSDWRLPNRRELRSLMSYQAKKPALPDKHPFTNVYLSWYWTSTTAVINPAYAWWVHLEGARMFYGSKSQYAFFWPVHGPGNNLLPATGQQHCYDSEGSITSCHNSGQDGEYQAGNAWPVPRFSTVKDAVLDRLTGLTWTRQANLCKAPVTWQEALRTVNDLNRSGFAGRHTWHLPSINELESLVDAGNHSPALPPDHPFTELQEGYWTATTSFFETDWAWVLYLHKGACGVSHKSRPLFHVWPVADT
- a CDS encoding MarR family winged helix-turn-helix transcriptional regulator, with the translated sequence MNVRHQRMQNITKQLRVVFRAVQAHSKTVERQCGLSSAKLWMMWELFASPGLKVSELAKALTIHPSTCSNMLDQLEDKGFVRRDRSKIDQRAVHLYLTEEGAKVLAKAPRPAQGTLSDALEHLSDDNLIHLEEGLNKLIDAMKVKDEKAGLVPIPGE
- a CDS encoding ZIP family metal transporter, which translates into the protein MTSWFLHLSAVQQALLATCFTWFVTALGAALVFFFRRISRRVMDGMLGCAAGVMIAASFWSLLAPSIAMVEEAGGISWLPPLVGFLSGGFFLWAVDKVLPHLHPGFPISEAEGVKTGWHRSILLVLAITLHNIPEGLAVGVAFGAVGAGHPSASLGGALALALGIGIQNFPEGAAVAVPLRREGMSRLKSFWYGQLSGAVEPMAGLVGAAAVLLMRPLLPYALAFAAGAMIYVVAEELIPESQAEKHSDVATMGVMIGFAIMMTLDVALG